CGTCTCTCCATcagggaaaaagaagagaagttgGGAGAAGCAACACAAGTTTGTATTGATGGATTGTTGGATGACGATACCCATCTCagtttgtctcttcttgacaAAATTATCAACGAATACAGCTTGACTAATTGGAGCTGTACAATAGTTTACCGTCCAGGTCTATCACGACGTCTGACCAGACTAGAAAATAAACTCAAGCTTCCAGCAGATGAAAGGCATATAAGTTATGCCTCGTTGCTAAAATCTGAAACGCGAGAAGTAACCGCGATAAGATTGCCTGAAAACCGAGGACAAACCCACATAGCTCTGCTTTCAGGAAAAACGCGTTCTAGATCTTTGTCTGGTCGGAGCGatagaaaaagatcaagatcaaACAGTATTCTGGAGAGTAGAGAGGAGAAAGGCTTTAAAatgaagaacaaagatggagaaagtTGGCAAGGTCAAGAAAAATTAGTAGGGAAAAGTCTCTGGATGGGAAAAGTAGGCGAAGTTGGAGTTGAAGAGTGGGTGCTGGAATGGTGGGCCAAGAAAGGTTACAAGGGGTGTGTTTTTATTTCCACTCATAAATGTTTGCTTCGCATTAAACACCTTCTAGCTATCACTCTGAATCAAGCATCCTTACTACATTTTTTACACTCTTGTTATGGCCTGTCATCTTTCATCCTCTACCTGGCTCTTTTCAAACGCCCCATCAGACAGCTCCACTAGATCTTGGTGAAGatactttttccttttatCGTCGTGACTTACTTGAAGAGCGGCTGGCATTTATCTCCTCAAAAACGAGCAACGCACTCGAGCTTTTGAGAGAAACTGAtgagagggaaagaaagaggggTACATGGGCAGTGGGGGTCAATTGGAGAtttgaaaaacaagattTGGAGGAGATTTTGGAATGTGTGGGAGGAAGGGCGATGAGTGGGATTTGTAGAATGTTGGCGGAAGAGTACAAATATCGTGCAAGTGGGGTTCCTGATCTCATGTGAGTGTCTTTTTGGCCTTGTCGTCGGGACAACATTCGTTCTGTGGAAAACGTGTTCAAGATTTATCCGAAAACAGTGTTTGgaacaaggaaaagaacgATGTCCGCTTCGTCGAAGTCAAAGGACCTGGCGATAATCTTTCAGAAACACAAAAGGTATGCTACCAGTCGTCTTCATTTTGACCTTTGTTGCGTGAATTGACAAATGGCCTGGAATGTATTCATTCAATTCTGATGAATTGCAGATTTGGGTTGATGTTCTTCTCTCCCTTGGCATACCCGTCGAGGTATGTCGTGTCAAAGCATGTCTACCTTCATCCAAGCAACTCAGCGATTTTTACgtcaaacaaaagaaacGTAGGGCAGCAGCTGTTAACATGACTGAAACGAGCGATGAAGAATCAGAGatcaaaaaagcaaaaacgGGTTACGGAATGACGATTGAAGACGACTGGACCGATATAGATAGTCGAAGAGAATGGGACAGTGCGGAGCGCGGAGCgaatggagagaatgaatgaaaaTAATAGTACAGGATGAGATATGAAGAACACATGGGATCaaaagaggaggaagatttTGACAACGACTAGATCATGGCTTatcatttgtatcttttaGAGTGCGATCTTGGGTTTTGCTCTGGGCAGTGATCCGTTGTTGTATTGTATATATGCATGGTGTCGTAGAATATTGGTGTGTACAACGTTCATACATTTCATTCTAAATGCTGGCAAGAAATAACTTCAAAACTTCTTAGGCTCGACGCCTTCTGGAGGTCTGATGGGCGTCGTCTCTATACATTCATGTCAGTCATCTCTATGCCTAACATTGCTTCAGGCTCTCTGTCTTTCTAAAACAGAACGAAGCGGCCAGACTATACCTACGTTTCCCAATACTGCTCCAGTCAGTGCTCAAGGTTGTCCCTCCGCTTTCCGTAAAACTCTTGATCATAGCTCGGCGCGTATCATCATCTGAATTGGAATAGAGCTGAGAAAAGAACTTTTGGAGTGCAGCATCACCACCTGCATTCTGTGACTTGGAGTCAGCTATCAGATATCAGATATTGAGACGATAGACATACAGGATCCGAAGAAtcaacttcatcttcttcaatatcAATCTTATCccaattctttctctctctaGATGCACTTTGCTGAGCCTTTAGGGGTTCTTGAGCTGCCACTTCGTTCGGAGTTAAGGTCGACATGGATAAAGGTTGGCTAGCGCCAGCAGATCCGCTTGAATCGACTAATAACCCAGGCCAATGAAGTCCTCCAGCTTTGCGTAACTTGAATTCAATCTTAGTTCCAAGTATCCTGTATGTGCTTCCAGCTTCCAATAAACCGGCAAGGGGAGAAAGCGTGATCTGGGACGGTTGGGACTCGGGCGAAATGGCTGGAAGAACAATCACTACCTGTAACAGCCAAGAAGTATCAGAACCATCCAACAACGATACAAAAGCCAAGGCAGACATGCAGAGTTATTACCAAtatcaatcttgacatcGTCTTTGACCTTGTCGTACCCTTTGACGTAGAGAGCGAGGATAAGCTCTGATGCGGTCTGATAAAAGTCATATCTGGGAATAGACATCTCAGAGGGCATGCTGTCGTGACTACAGTTGTAAATGtgaatgagaaagatgaaaggaagaatggaaaatacgagatggaaaatgcCAGATGGATGACTTGTTTGGTCCAGGTGGAGGCAGTTGTAATTACTTTGGATTCTTACGATAATCatgacaaagacaaagaatTAAAATGACTTTGAAGCGATTTGTTGTAGAAATTGCATTTATACTAGTATAACAATGTTGTAATTGACCTTTTTCTATAGTCAAGTACAACTTACCCTATAATATTTTCAACTGTTGTCGAATTTTGCCCAAGTCTCGGTATATGGAACAGTATCTCTAACAAGACCTCAGGAAAGTTGAGAACATCATGATAGAGATGGGCATTACTATTTCCTTCATTTATCGTTGAGAAGCAATGTATAGAGTCCCAACGCCTGTTGGACGGTGACAAGAGTAATGGTGTTTGACACTTGGGTAGTCATTTTCGAGGCTTTTGCATCTTGACAGAATGAGGCGACAAGCAATTGGTACAAGTGATACTGGACGGACTCTTTGCCCGCTTCAGGAATCTGTCATGCCCTTTAAGTATGCCCAGTTAATGGCCAAGAGCCGTTGAAGGTGAAAGTACTACAAAATTTGGATTTATTGAGTAGTGCTAACTAAGAAACGTTATGTTGAATCAACCAATCCATTTTTCATATTACATCAGAATATAAACTTACTTTTAACACCTCTTGAGTTGGCATATCGGTACTGTAAGCCATGCTCACACTGATTATGCAAAACAACCTTCAAAGTTGCTCACCAGGGTTCATATCAACGATAACATTTGAAGGAATAAGACTTGGGCCGcaaagacttgaaaggACCAATACAATTGATGTAGACTGGAAGCCCGACTTGATTGGGTTAGAGTATTGGTTGAGTTGAAAACAAGCCTCTGAAGCTTCCTACTTGTCGACTTGCCTGCTCTTCATTTGTGTTGCACATTCCCCTGATCATTCATATCTCTTCATGAACTTCACTCGCATTTAGCTCGACCTATCTTTCAAGTTTTAGCAACTATAAAGGTGAAAACATCCATCAACTCTTGCGTAGATTCAGCGACATTGTTCACAAGGAATTTGTGCTCGGTTGAAGCACTGAAAAGTGATTTCATAGAGATGACTCGTGACAGAACCGATAGGAATATTGCAAGCTTCTGATCAGCTGAGCCTTCTGGTAAGAACAGTCTTCAGTTTAGATGGTTATATCTGGGTTTCACCCAGTTCCACTTGCAAACTTACTTCAATTTTAGGGTTGCTTTCGGACCACAATGGAACCTAATACATTCAGCTACAGTGTCATTCTCAGCTTTGATAGTTCCCTGACTAACCGAGCAGACGAAGTGCATATTGAGATCTCAGTTCAGTAATCATGTTAGTTTGGGCATCCTGTCAAACTGAATGGACAAAGAGATGCGGTAAACAACGACGACAATTCTGCGGAAACAGAGCACTGTTCAGCGTAAACATTAGTATCGAGATAGGTTGTGTGATATGCGAGGTTATGTCTCTGAGAGGATAAACGTAATGTTTTACCACTATCACGATCTTGAAACAGttatcttgatttttctgAACATAAGCTTCACTAAACACTAATTGTGTAGGACATCCACAGGAGAAATTGACTGCGTTGATGCATCAGTCATCAGCCTTATGCAATTTGAACCAAGTGCGATTTTCGTAGAGTCGTTCGATTGACAAAATTGTCACAGAAAAACCTCTTCAGTTCTCTATTCTTTCAAACAATGGTTGGTCACTTGGTGCACTATTGATGTGCATTTTGAATTATACCGAGTCAACGATGATGTTGATTGAATGGATAAAATTTGTTGATTCTTATGGGCCCACTTTGCATCTGCATCATGTTCTTCTGTGTTATGCAAATACATCACCCAACCTGTAGAAGCTAACCTCGGATCTAAGCCTCTTCGGTCCTGAGCTTGGCATCGGCGTTGGTGACCCTAAGATTTCAGGTCAGCATGTTATCACTTTAAATTCAAATTACTTCACTCACTTGACACCTAAAACCTTGGCTCTGGCAATGATCTcgattctcttcttgctgctTACACCGTGGGCGATGGAGGCGGCGTACTTGCCAGAGTGCATCAACAAAAGCTCAAGCTCGGACAGGTTGTGAACAAGGAGCTCCTTGTGACCGgaaggaaggagatggCGGGTCTTCTTGTTGGAACCGTAACCAATCTTGGGCATGGGGATTTGGCCCTTGAATCGACGACGAACCTGTGAATACAAGTCAATAAAAAGTCATTCAATCAAGTAATGATAGGCGAGGGATTCTAGAGCGCAATTCGACATGTGTGTTTGGCATGACCTTGTTGATTTGCTGAGTCTATGCCAATGCCCGCTCCCAAATCACCATGCCTATCCGCTTCAATATCTAACGCACCCTGTTGTCGATACCCTTGGGCTTTCTCCAAGACTCCTTAACGCCATGGTACCTATCGGACTGATGCCTTTTGAAGTGCTTTGTGCGCTTCTTAACGATGGGAATGTGAGAAGGCATTTTTCTGCTGTAGACAAGGTTAGAAAAGATCAGCAatttcttttgacaagataCCCACAGAAAGTCTTGACGGTTAGTTCAAGGCCAATTTCAACAAAGCCTTCAAATGACCAGCGAAACTGCGCTGGTCGGAGAAATGTAAAATCCCGACGAGTGGCGAGAAGCACATCTAATGTTGTGATACGTAATATTCGTTTTGTTTCCGCTACTCTTATCACCGATCCGATTGTGGCGACAGCTAATGTTTTGTCTTCTATCGGCAACGCTAGAAATCTCGCGAAAAACTTCATCGTTGAACAAGACCGCTACGGATGATTGGATAGAAAGACATGTGCCATTGGCAATGTCATGCGTAGAACACAACAGCAATAAGCATGCGACCGTTGTCTTCCTTGGTAATGCCGTTCTTAGACAAATGTGTGAATATCCACCTTGTAAATGACCGTAATCTTATTATAATTGTACGAGGTAGTCAAAAGCAACCCAATATCCATGCTCGCAATGTTCGCAAAAACACTCCTGCTCGTTTTCAATGACAGATTCTGGCTATGCAACAATGAGTGTACAAGAAAGAGGCTATAATGACTCAAGCGAACGGTATCCCATCCATAAACCATGAGATGGTAAAATAAGTTGGTGTGTTCTTTTATTTGCCTCTAGATTGCTATCTCAAAGCCCAACTATAACGGTATTAGTCAGAAACCCATGTCGGAATACTCACGCCTTGATCACATATAAATACTCAGGCATGCCTTCCTGCACAACCTCCTTCACCACCTCAAGGCCAGCGTCGGCAAAGACTTGTAGCCATTTTGCAGTTGATCTAGTCAAACTGCTAGTTTCTTCGTCTATAAACTCATGCGCAACTCCACCCGGAGCATCGTTGCAGCAGTTTTCTTTGACAAAGATAAATGTCTCACAGTCATCCCTCAATGCAGCTTTTGCATGGCGAAGAAAAGTGACAAGATCTAGATGATTCATGTGGCCGAGACACCATTGGCACCATATTCTGTTTATGAAAGTCGTCTGTCAATCATTGAGTC
The sequence above is a segment of the Cryptococcus depauperatus CBS 7841 chromosome 5, complete sequence genome. Coding sequences within it:
- a CDS encoding 60S ribosomal protein L32, which gives rise to MPSHIPIVKKRTKHFKRHQSDRYHGVKESWRKPKGIDNRVRRRFKGQIPMPKIGYGSNKKTRHLLPSGHKELLVHNLSELELLLMHSGKYAASIAHGVSSKKRIEIIARAKVLGVKVTNADAKLRTEEA